One part of the Mariniflexile litorale genome encodes these proteins:
- a CDS encoding energy transducer TonB: protein MLLRKKNPELEIGRNSSLYFAIGLNLMLFFSWQALEYKTYEKREVAIDILTMEAKTEEEIPIVNYNAPPPPPPPVAFSESIQIVDDVVEIEETVIESSETNQNEAISDNKNIVGIGDVKVAVVEEDVEVAFAVIEDVPVFPGCEGLSKSETKDCFQRKIQEHVVKNFHYPETALQLSIQGRVSVMFIVDSKGVTTGIRSRGPDKILEKEAERIIGLLPKMQPGKQRGRPVRVAYAVPIFFKYQER from the coding sequence ATGTTACTTAGAAAAAAAAATCCAGAATTAGAAATTGGCAGAAACAGTAGTTTGTATTTTGCTATTGGTTTAAACTTAATGTTATTTTTTTCTTGGCAAGCTTTAGAATATAAAACTTATGAAAAAAGAGAGGTTGCTATAGATATCTTAACTATGGAAGCGAAAACCGAGGAAGAAATTCCAATTGTAAATTATAATGCGCCACCACCTCCGCCACCTCCCGTGGCATTTAGCGAAAGTATTCAAATAGTTGATGATGTTGTAGAAATTGAAGAAACCGTTATAGAAAGTAGTGAAACTAATCAAAATGAAGCTATTTCAGATAATAAAAATATTGTTGGTATAGGAGATGTTAAGGTAGCTGTGGTTGAAGAAGATGTGGAGGTGGCGTTTGCTGTTATTGAAGATGTTCCAGTATTTCCTGGTTGTGAAGGCTTATCAAAAAGTGAAACCAAAGATTGTTTTCAACGAAAAATTCAAGAGCATGTAGTTAAGAATTTTCATTATCCAGAAACGGCATTACAATTAAGTATTCAAGGACGGGTATCGGTTATGTTTATTGTCGACTCTAAAGGTGTTACCACAGGAATACGTTCTAGAGGACCAGATAAAATTTTAGAAAAGGAAGCAGAGCGTATTATTGGATTATTGCCCAAAATGCAACCAGGCAAACAACGAGGAAGACCTGTTAGAGTAGCTTACGCTGTCCCCATTTTCTTTAAGTATCAAGAACGATAG